Proteins encoded together in one Lathyrus oleraceus cultivar Zhongwan6 chromosome 5, CAAS_Psat_ZW6_1.0, whole genome shotgun sequence window:
- the LOC127082204 gene encoding uncharacterized protein LOC127082204 — MVKLASAREFRTYGPGLTRNRYEYINAGLYLFATVILCSGFLAQLSPEARSGLVLLLTALTIIFAANLHDIIAHFAGIDFRLALMSFDLQLFFVEFATPFVQIIGTFLLFLGVLLIFIQEENGYVFLKMEKHAVNMLVAGPVLWVVGSIHNSCQIYERADGHVQILQQFVYVPFLMGSLSFMLGAILNYHEQYKEIHHGIYLLGGTWIWLGMFGSLMFFIGGLTNLVKVFKMQQMNGIRLEKLRGGAQERLVNAREGTVPLILEQHQPIIINRQLPEETKVDMHKPIPTPYKDVLIGLAKS, encoded by the exons ATGGTGAAGCTAGCTTCAGCAAGAGAATTTCGTACATACGGACCAGGCCTCACCAGAAACCGCTACGAATACATTAACGCAGGCCTTTATCTCTTTGCCACCGTTATTCTTTGCTCCGGCTTCCTAGCCCAGCTTTCTCCCGAAGCACGTTCCGGTCTCGTTCTTCTTCTCACCGCCCTCACCATTATTTTCGCTGCTAATCTTCACGATATAATCGCACACTTCGCTGGCATTGATTTCCGATTAGCTTTAATGTCCTTTGATCTTCAACTCTTCTTCGTTGAATTCGCCACTCCCTTTGTTCAGATCATCGGAACATTTCTTCTCTTTCTTGGAGTTCTTCTCATTTTCATTCAG GAAGAAAACGGATATGTTTTTCTGAAAATGGAAAAGCATGCAGTGAACATGCTAGTTGCTGGACCTGTATTATGGGTGGTAGGATCTATTCATAATTCGTGTCAAATTTACGAGAGAGCAGATGGTCATGTTCAAATCTTGCAGCAGTTTGTGTATGTCCCTTTTTTGATGGGGAGTTTATCATTCATGCTTGGTGCAATTCTTAATTATCATGAACAATATAAAGAGATTCACCATGGCATCTACTTGCTT GGTGGGACATGGATTTGGCTAGGAATGTTTGGAAGCTTAATGTTCTTTATTGGTGGATTGACAAACTTGGTGAAAGTGTTCAAAATGCAACAAATGAATGGAATAAGATTGGAGAAACTGCGAGGTGGGGCACAAGAGAGGCTGGTAAATGCAAGAGAAGGAACGGTTCCACTGATTTTGGAGCAGCATCAACCTATAATAATTAACCGTCAATTGCCTGAAGAGACAAAAGTTGATATGCATAAACCAATTCCTACTCCTTATAAGGATGTTCTTATTGGTTTGGCTAAATCATGA